The Microlunatus antarcticus DNA segment TCGTCTGCGCCAGGCCGGGGGCCGCGCCCGTGTCGATCGTCTCGGGGTCGAGCCCGGTCAGGCCCCAGAGGACGGCCCGGTCGCTGCCGTGCCCGTGCCCGGTCGCACCGAGCGACCCGAACAGCTCCACCCGTACGCGTCGCGTGCGCCGCAGCAGGTCCGAGGCGGTGAGCGCCTCCACGAACCGCTTGGCCGCGCGCATGGGGCCGACGGTGTGCGAGCTCGACGGGCCGATCCCCACGGTGAAGAGCTCGAAGACACTGACCACCGGGCCAGTGTGCCCGTCCAGGGCCTCCGGGGCCGCAGACGGGGCCGGGAACACTGGCGGAGCGGGCCCCGCCGGCGCACCCAGGCGGGGCCCCACTCGAGGTCGATTCTGCGCTCGCGCCGACCCCTCGACGGGAGCCACGCCGAGCTCCTCCGGGTCAGAGACCCTGGCGCTCGAGCTCGGCGGCGAAGACGTCGTACGCCCGCTCGTCGCGCAGCACGAACCGCACCTCCTCGACCTCCGTGCTCGCCTCGCGCACGCTCGCCAGCGCGATGCGGGCGGCGTCGTCCAGGGGCCAGTGGTACGCGCCGGTCGAGATCGCCGGGAACGCGACCGTCCGCGCCCCGACCTCGTCCGCGACGGCCAGGGAGCGGGTGTGGCAGGAGGCGAGCAGCCCCGACTTGTCGATGGTCTTGGCCCAGGTCGGCCCGACCGTGTGGATGACCCACTGAGCGGGCAGGTCGCCGGCGATCGTGGCGACCGCCTCCCCGGTCGGCAGCCCCTCGCGGAACGTGGTCTTCCGCACGCGGCGGCACGCCTCCAGCAGCTTGGGCCCCGCCGCCCGGTGGATCGCCCCGTCCACCCCACCACCGCCGAGGATCGTGTGGTTCGCCGCGTTGACGACGGCGTCGACCTCCTGCCTCGTGAGGTCGC contains these protein-coding regions:
- a CDS encoding O-acetyl-ADP-ribose deacetylase, whose translation is MTAITLVLGDLTRQEVDAVVNAANHTILGGGGVDGAIHRAAGPKLLEACRRVRKTTFREGLPTGEAVATIAGDLPAQWVIHTVGPTWAKTIDKSGLLASCHTRSLAVADEVGARTVAFPAISTGAYHWPLDDAARIALASVREASTEVEEVRFVLRDERAYDVFAAELERQGL